From the genome of Triticum aestivum cultivar Chinese Spring chromosome 3B, IWGSC CS RefSeq v2.1, whole genome shotgun sequence, one region includes:
- the LOC123064457 gene encoding Bowman-Birk type trypsin inhibitor, whose amino-acid sequence MGMKRCSTPSILLMLSLAAALLIAGHPSVADDVGTILLPSQDKDQEVVMAAPRPWKCCDVTVCTRSIPPTCSCQDVVDNCAPTCEDCNGYVHPPRRVCLDRYTGDPGPKCTGAGAGGN is encoded by the exons ATGGGGATGAAGAGATGCAGTACTCCTAGCATCCTGCTGATGCTTTCACTGGCGGCAGCCCTCCTCATCGCCGGCCACCCCTCCGTCGCCGACGACGTGGGCACCATTCTCCTGCCAAGCCAGGACAAAG ACCAGGAGGTGGTCATGGCGGCACCCAGGCCGTGGAAGTGCTGCGACGTGACCGTCTGCACCAGGTCCATCCCGCCGACGTGCAGCTGCCAGGACGTGGTGGACAACTGCGCTCCAACCTGCGAGGACTGCAATGGTTATGTGCACCCACCCCGCCGTGTTTGCCTCGACCGCTACACCGGCGACCCCGGGCCCAAGTGcacgggcgccggcgccggcggtaaCTGA